The nucleotide window GGCACCACGCCGCTGATCCCGGAGTGGGGCAACGTGGAGAACACCCCCAACCCGATCAAGTCGCTCTTCATGACCGCCGTCCTCCAGGGCCAGGACCCGGCCGCCGCGGCCAAGGCGGCCGACGCCGAGGTCAACAAGCGGCTGAGCCAGAAGCAGTGACCCCAGCCGGGCGGGGCGGCACCGCGCCGCCCCGCCCGACGGTGAACCACACGTAACGCAGCGCGGGAGGAAGACACAGGCATGGCTGCGCAGACAACCCGGACGCCGGCGCGTCCGCCCGGGCGGAGCACGCCGGCCGCTCCCCCCGCCGACCAGCGGCGGCCCCGGCCGGCCCGGACCCCGGCGGCCGGCCGCGGCGCGCCGTACCTGCTGATCCTGCCCGCGCTGCTGGCCACCGCCGCGTTGCTGGTCTACCCGGTGGTGCGCAACCTCGTCATCTCCTTCCAGAACCTCAACGCCTTCCAGCTCATCCAGCACACCACCGACTGGACCGGGTTCAGCAACTACACCGACCAGCTCACCAGCGGCGAGTTCTGGCACACCACGCTGCGCTCGGTGCTCTTCACCATCGCCAACGTGGCGCTGATCATGGGCGGCGGCACCCTGGTCGGGCTGCTGCTGAACCGGCTCGGCCGACGGATGCGGCTGCTGCTGTCGACCGGCCTGACGCTCGCCTGGGCCATGCCGTTCGTCGCCGGCACCACCGTCTACCAGTGGCTCTTCGACACCCAGTACGGCGTGGTCAACTGGTGCCTGGCGCAGCTCGGCTGGCACTCGATGGCCGGTTACAACTGGCTCGGCAACCAGTTCTCCACGTTCGCCGTGATCACCCTGATGGTGGTCTGGCAGTCGATCCCGTTCGTCGCCCTCAACCTCTACGCCGGGCTGACCACGGTCTCCCACGAGATCTTCGAGGCGGCCCGGATGGACGGCGCCGGCCCCTGGCGCACGTTCCGCTCGGTGACCTACCCGATCCTCAAGCCGTTCTTCCTGTCGACCACGTTCCTGGAGATCATCTGGGTCTTCAAGGCGTTCACCCAGGTGTACGCGCTCAACGCGGGCGGACCCGCGGGCAGCACCCAGACCCTGCCCGTCTACGCCTTCATCCAGGGCGTCGGCAACCAGCACTTCGGCATGGGCGCGGCGATCTCCACGCTGACCATGCTGATCCTGCTGGCGCTGATGGCCTACTACTTCCGGATCATTCTGAAGCAGGAGGACGAGCTGTGAGGCGTGCAACGGCCGGACGCGTCTGGAGCAACACCGCAGCCGTCGTCCTCTTCGTCTTCTTCGCCTTCCCGGTCTACTGGATGGTCACCACGGCGTTCAAGCCGGACCTGGACATCATCAGCAAGACCCCGGTCTTCGTGCCCTTCGACGGCACGCTGGCGCACTTCACCAAGGCCGTGCACGCGGCCGGCTTCTGGACGCTGGTGCGCAACAGCTTCACCGTCACCCTCGGCGCGGTGCTGCTGTCGCTGATCGTCTCCATGCTGGCCGCCTTCGCGCTGGCCCGGATGCGGTTCCGGGGCCGCAAGGCGTTCATCCTGATGATCATGGTCGCCCAGATGGCGCCCTGGGAGGTCATGACGATCTCCGTGTACATGATCGTGCGTGAGCAGG belongs to Streptantibioticus cattleyicolor NRRL 8057 = DSM 46488 and includes:
- a CDS encoding carbohydrate ABC transporter permease translates to MAAQTTRTPARPPGRSTPAAPPADQRRPRPARTPAAGRGAPYLLILPALLATAALLVYPVVRNLVISFQNLNAFQLIQHTTDWTGFSNYTDQLTSGEFWHTTLRSVLFTIANVALIMGGGTLVGLLLNRLGRRMRLLLSTGLTLAWAMPFVAGTTVYQWLFDTQYGVVNWCLAQLGWHSMAGYNWLGNQFSTFAVITLMVVWQSIPFVALNLYAGLTTVSHEIFEAARMDGAGPWRTFRSVTYPILKPFFLSTTFLEIIWVFKAFTQVYALNAGGPAGSTQTLPVYAFIQGVGNQHFGMGAAISTLTMLILLALMAYYFRIILKQEDEL